Below is a window of Nocardioides sp. S-1144 DNA.
ACCCTTAACCGAACGATCGCTAGGTTTTTCGGACGGGCCGGGCGGCAGGCGCACCAGAGGAGCAGACGTGGCAACCAACGACCTCACCCCGGTCGAGCTGGAGGCGGTGGCGGGCGTCATGCGCGACGCCGGCGTCACGCTCGAGGGTCCGCTCACGTCGCGGCTGATCGCCGGCGGGCGGTCCAACCTCACCTTCCGCCTCGACGACGGCGCCGCGGCCTGGGTGATGCGGACGCCGCCGCGCGCCGGCCGCACGCCCTCGGCGCACGACGTGGCCCGGGAGTTCCGGGTCGTCAAGGCGCTCGGACCCACCGACGTCCCGGTCGCGCCCGCGGTCGCGGTGTGCGAGGACGAGAGCCTGCTCGGCGGCGCCTTCGCCATCTGCGGCTTCGTCGAGGGCCGCGCCGTGCAGGCCCAGGACGAGCTGGAGGCGCTCGGCGACGCCCAGCTCGACCGCACGGTCGAGGCGCTCTCGGAGACCCTGGCCGCGCTGCACCGCGTCGACCACGTCGCCGTGGGCCTCGAGCGCTTCGGGCGCCCCGACGCCTACGCCGAGCGCCAGCACAAGCGCTGGTCGGGGCAGTGGGAGATCGTCGGCACCCACCTCGACGACGACGTCCGCGACCTGGCCGAGCGACTGTCGACCCGGCTCGCCGACCGGCTGCCCGAGCAGCTCTCGACCGGCATCGTGCACGGCGACTACCGCCTCGACAACACCCTCGTCCGCCTCGGCGACGGCACCGACGCCGGCCCCGGCGACGTCACCGTGGCCGCGGTCGTCGACTGGGAGCTGTCCACGATCGGCGACCCGGTGGCCGACGTCGCCAACATGTGCGTCTACCGCGACCCGGCCTTCGACCTGGTCATCGGCTCCCCGTGCGCCTGGACCAGCGACCGGCTGCCCGACGTCGACGGCCTCGCCGCGGCCTACGAGAAGGCCGGCGGGGTCCCGCTGCGCGACTTCGAG
It encodes the following:
- a CDS encoding phosphotransferase family protein, encoding MATNDLTPVELEAVAGVMRDAGVTLEGPLTSRLIAGGRSNLTFRLDDGAAAWVMRTPPRAGRTPSAHDVAREFRVVKALGPTDVPVAPAVAVCEDESLLGGAFAICGFVEGRAVQAQDELEALGDAQLDRTVEALSETLAALHRVDHVAVGLERFGRPDAYAERQHKRWSGQWEIVGTHLDDDVRDLAERLSTRLADRLPEQLSTGIVHGDYRLDNTLVRLGDGTDAGPGDVTVAAVVDWELSTIGDPVADVANMCVYRDPAFDLVIGSPCAWTSDRLPDVDGLAAAYEKAGGVPLRDFEQHLALAYYKLAVISAGIDHRFRAGAAHGSGFDTAGQAVPLLLGAGLARLDRVEG